The Gossypium hirsutum isolate 1008001.06 chromosome D06, Gossypium_hirsutum_v2.1, whole genome shotgun sequence genome contains the following window.
cttaccgatcgaacaaccacgaaatcgtgatttagaactccggcaaCTTTGCGTTCTAGAatagcctagctcgaaccaatgccctcaaccgcgtgggacatttaaatccagttactacttcccttgacggaactaaacaacaatctccacttggcacgccaatgtgttcacagaaaaccgattagaaacattcctttcggaattccaactgtacatttaaccacactaaatcaaacgacgtcttttttgacttagtgttgacctgactttgtgagttgacaaaatcatactcttaatccggagaagtaataagtactggaattttaggagttaaattgctcgggttcgtaactcacgggttttgacgaggctaatttcGACCTAAAGTTGAAATTAGGTTTAGTTGACTAAGGTTTGGGGCATGTTGgttattgaataaattaaataaggtaaatGGGTAGTTGGCTACTGGAAATTAAaagagaatttgaaaaaaaagattGCAAATGGCTTAAGTTGGTGGCTACtaagaaataataaattgaaggaaaagaaacTAAATGCAGCAAATGAATTCGTGACAAGAAGAGAGAATGTATTGAAAGATGAAAGCTTGATATTTTGATTGATTCAAGACTTGATgattaaaatgaacaaaataagccactatttatactagtggctttgctaaattaagagtcaactagtatagaaaatcaaggaaaaatatcccatgatataaaaaaaaatcccaaaataatctctcactaagtcaacaaaaattttagctaattaatcttggaaaaattctgctttggtgctccttctttgcttctttcttcaatctagcccaattgtttcatttttcttctatttagcccctaATTGCATCcctgcacaaaattcaacaaaaacatggaaaaattagtggttcactctcataaattaaccaatttaattacataaaatatgtaactttagcatttaatcataAATTAAGCATTgttactcattttttaaattgaCAAGATGCTAAATTACTCAATTTTTAGAAggatcaatttatttaattttaaaattaagagcCAACTTTTGAGTTTCAACTGTGAGCCCAATTAGCCCAATATATAAGTATTGAACTTAGCAATTTGCAGACCAAAAATTCATTATCTGAATCAAAAGAGACATGGCAATGCCAAGATATCGTCCCCTTCATCTCTGTCTACTCATCTTGGTCATCTACACCACTCCTTCCATAGGACTCCTCAATGGCACCGAGCTCCTCAAGGCGGCCTGCAACCAAACGTCCGACTACGCATTCTGCCATGCTACTTTAACTGCCGACCCCAACGCAGGTGGCCCACAAGCCCTTGCCGGCGACCTTGCTAATGCTGCTTTACGTTTAGCTCAAACCAAGGCCACCCACGCGCAATCCCTCATACCTGTCCTCCTTCAAAATGCCACCACCTCTTTGGACCACAACCGTCTCCAAATGTGCCAAAGTAGCAACAACAAGGCCATTTCTCAGCTCTCAGCGGCTAACAATGACTTCAACTCCGACTCACTCGACACCATGGTGGAAGAGATAAACACTGCTGCTCGGGCTACTAATGACTGCTTGAATGAGATCCAAGACAAAGGCACCCACTTTTCACTTCTGGCAACCATCAATGCAGATTTGATTAAACTCTATGAAATCTGTATTGTATCCACTAGATATTTTACTGTTGAAGATTTGTACTAGTTTGATCTTTGATGCAGTGTTTTTAACCCAATTCATATTTGTAGTATACGTATGGATGCATGATTAGTGATTTAGACAAATAAACTATATGTTAATGAACCTTTCATACAATATGTATAATACAAATAGGTAGTGCCAAAGTTGATGATGGGGACCATAAGCAGATGCATGTATACCTTCATGGTCACGGGTTAAACAGTttggttttttgttttgttttgttttgatcatCCATGGCGTTGGTGTTGGGTCTACTTTAATAAGTCTAAACCCTAAATATGTGTGTCCCGCTCCTATGtattaacaacaaattataaAGCACTAATAATGCAAATCTTTTGAGTTCCATCAACTGATAGGGTGAgcctttaaatttaaaaaaaaaacaagacaaTAGGCTCCGATGCTTTCCATATTCATTTAATTGGTTAAATCATGGAAGTAGTATACTATTCATTAATCATTGTTTTCAATTGTCACCCTTATACAATATATTGTGTTATAGATGTCGATAATGGCAATAGAATGCTcgcaaaaataaacaaaaataagaacacacagatttttacatgGAAATCCTTTCggaaaaaaatcacgggcagaggacAATAAATTCACTGATGTTGAAAAAtaaatgatacaagaggagtttcgactacatctatttaaaggttgaaaaatcttattctaataaATGTCAAATAAAGGAGTTTCGACCCTCGGCCTTAAGCCCTACACAGATCCCCTTATTTTGcccctatatattttttttaacaatgatTCAGATCACACAACTCTATAATCTTGCTTATTTCAACTTCTCTTTTAAGTCTACAACTTTCAACTTCCCTAATTTATATGCCTAATCTTTTTTAGAGTTAAGAAGTTGAgtggaaaattattttttattccttttgaaatttattgaattttatgttaatctatagtaaaattgtattttagctcttcttaaattttaaaattcaattttaacccCTCCAAAATGAAAAGTTTATAATTTGATCCctcaaaaaattgtaaaaaacttaCATTAATACATTGATAAAATTGCATTTTaacactttaaaaattataattcaattttgacCTCTCAAAAAATATTTCTGACTTCACCATTACTTGGTTCAATAGAAAAAGTTAAAAGTatagaaatagaagaaaaaaaggaaagataaatgaacattttttatttaatgtataaaaataaacCAATTCATTTTGAATGATAAGAGGAGACGAAATGAAAGAGTTGTGCGTATTTGTAAGATTCTCATATTCTTTCTTCAAAAGTCTCTTTTATGCCCATTTTATAGTTTATGAAGATTGATTCTTTTAAAATTCGTAGATTTCCCTTTCAACGATATTATCTCAAAAATTTAAACTCGAATTCTccctttaaaaatataataagtaaGTTAATTCAAAGAAggcatgaattttttatttaattttcttttcctaCTAAGTACACCAACCATATATATAATGTTTTCCCtctatttgttttttcttttctctaatTTCCTTTCTTAAAAGTACTAAAATTTGCTAGAACGGAAAAAGAATTGACCCGATAATCTGTTGAtggaggagaagaagaaaagtGAATTGTAAcatatattgtatttttttaaggTATCTATCGAAGCGAGTTCATTAATTAATCTTCCGCATTCTGTAGATCCATTAAGGAAGTAGATGCTGGCaaaaaaatagattgaatttaaaaaaaaaacttaatctgaactctgaaaataatattattaagaaGAACAATCacaaatttgaaaaaattgtTCTTTATAAATCATAAATCAGACATAAGATATAATTTgattatatcaaatttatataaaaaggaataaatattaaatttattagtaaatttatatccAATGTGTAATttggtacatgaattttgatttggtacaattatatacatgaaacttgaATTATGATTTATACATATAGATAAAACTttagttttgattcaattgtacacatttaatgaaattaatacatacatttaaatttcatgtaaaaaaatgcacaaaatcaaaattcatgtatgacattacatatcaaattaaaatatttttataaaaaataaatacgatAGATGATAgtgttaaattttaaatacttgagAGGATGAGAAATGAAGTAAAATGAAGAGGGTAGCAACAACGGGTAAACAATGTATACAATTAGGGATGGTAAAACCCAAACCTTCAATGGATTtcgaatcaatttttttatttgaaaagtgGATGCAGAggtaggtggattttttcttttAGGTAGTGGGTATGAAGCGATTATCGTAGTTGCTTGTCTCACATTGACCCGCTTCAccatataaaattatcattttatcgttataaactattaaaagagtaaaaatgtaataacatgatatagaaaaaaacatgtatatcttatatttaaatatttttttgaaaaattatgtctaaatatttacttaattttaaaaatattaaaaaaattaaattgaaacatAATAAGATGGAATGAGGCGAGAATAAATATATCCAACCTGTATAAAAGTGATAATAATTTTCAGGTGATGGAGAAAAATATATCAattgtaataaatttttatatttaatgtagGGCAGGGAAATTTGAAAGGGGTTTTTGATATTGGGAGGTAAATGAAAAAAGCCAATGACTAGAAGCCAAGCCATGATGAGTCATGGAAAGTCGTGACAGTCAATTCACATTGACCATACACACCCACACAGAGATGTTCCATCTCGGTCCATCGCCACTTGAAATTCAAATCTAACGCCTAACCTAACGgttcttttactttttacttttctttacttTTGGTCCCTACTTGAATTAAAATgttagaaatttaataaaaaagtgaaatcaaattgaacaaaaataattttgttataCTTTGATTTGAATTGGCGGTTGCAAAAGGTGGTAAGCTTGGCCATTTCCTTACGGTGAGTTTAGATGGGCAATTGGTGCAGTGCggttagcttactttttgtcttacGTTAcaatatcgctacagtatctaatctcaccgccaccttttacactaatcgcaggtaaacgcaccgcccatccaaactcacccttagtcgAGGTGTCAGAGGACTTGGTCCGGGACTTAAGGCCTTTACCCACTTCATTTTTAAGATAATCCATGTAATCTAACCATATAATCTCTAGAGTTGCGTGAATTTATTATATGGTTTTAAGTTATTGCGTTTTGGGTTAGTATTTATTAATGTGCGTTACGTATTGGAATAAGACATATTACATAAGAAGACAACGTTTTAAAATAGTATTGTTAACATATTGTAGTAAAACATTCAATGTTTTAAAGATCGagaatcataaaatttattaggAATTAACACCCAACGATTCTTAACACGTTTTGAATGATGATTTAGTggaagaattttatttttcataattctaaattaatttatttatttgagaaaaaaatactcaaaaagatatatattttttcttataattttatttcatttaatacacacattttcaatataaaataaaaaagaataatttttatttaattacaatgcatatatttttgaaaattaatatttataaattattacaaAGGTGTGTTAAAGATTTTCACATCCAAAGATATGGCTAGTATTAATAATCATTTCAAACACCAAAAAGCATGTGATTTGTTAGTGGAATGCTAGACTCTTAATTCCAATAAACAAAGATCAAACTTTGGCCAAATGAGatgtaattatttaattcaaaataaattaattgcatcaataaaataaaagtacagcATTTTAACGTAATTTAGGTTTCTTTATTACATTTAATTTCCAATTATGATTTCCTTTAACCCAAAAAAAATTGTCCCACAAAGcataaatattagtaaaataataaagttaGAGTCTAAGATTTGAGTTGTATTATTATATGTAAtgtgatataaattatattattttgatttttttttcaactagaaatttaaatgtgatattatttttttttaaattgttcgTATTTTTCTTCTAATGTTGGATATAGCATATTGAATAGACTAGTTaagccaaataaa
Protein-coding sequences here:
- the LOC107887495 gene encoding uncharacterized protein, with translation MAMPRYRPLHLCLLILVIYTTPSIGLLNGTELLKAACNQTSDYAFCHATLTADPNAGGPQALAGDLANAALRLAQTKATHAQSLIPVLLQNATTSLDHNRLQMCQSSNNKAISQLSAANNDFNSDSLDTMVEEINTAARATNDCLNEIQDKGTHFSLLATINADLIKLYEICIVSTRYFTVEDLY